In Camelina sativa cultivar DH55 chromosome 13, Cs, whole genome shotgun sequence, the genomic window CGATGCTGGGATGAGAGAGTTATGGGCTACTGGTTGGTTGCATGATCGCATAAGAGTAGTTGTCTCAAGCTTCTTTGTTAAAGTTCTTCAGTTGCCATGGCGATGGGGGATGAAGTATTTCTGGGACACCCTTCTTGATGCGGATTTAGAAAGTGATGCTCTTGGTTGGCAATACATTACTGGTACTCTCCCGGATAGCCGGGAGTTTGATCGCATAGATAACCCTCAGTTCGAAGGGTACAAGTTTGACCCGAATGGTGAATACGTAAGGAGATGGCTTCCAGAACTCTCTAGACTCCCTACAGACTGGATACATCATCCGTGGAACGCACCTGAGTCTGTGCTTCAAGCTGCTGGTATTGAACTTGGATCAAACTATCCTCTACCAATTGTAGGATTAGATGAAGCAAAAGCACGGCTTCACGAAGCGCTTTCACAGATGTGGCAACTAGAAGCTGCTTCAAGAGCTGCTATAGAGAATGGATCAGAAGAAGGACTTGGAGATTCTACTGAAGTGGAAGAAGCTCCTATTGATTTTCCCAGGGACATCACAATGGAAGAGACTGAACCAACCAGAGTCAACCCAATCAGGAGATATGAGGATCAGATGGTTCCAAGTATTACTTCTTCTTTGATCAGAcctgaagaggaggaagagtcGTCTTTGAATTTGAGAAATTCAGTAGGAGATAGCAGAGCAGAGGTTCCAAGGAACATGGTTAACACCAACCAAGCTCAGCAGCCAAGAGCAGAACCGGCATCAAACCAAGTCACTGCTATGATTCCAGAATTTAATATCAGACTTGTTGCAGAGAGCACTGAAGACTCAACAGCGGAATCTTCCAGCAgcggaagaagagagagagacggaggCATAGTGCCCGAGTGGTCTCCGGCCTACTCAGAACAGTTCCCTAGTGAAGAAAATGGGATTGGTGGAGGAAGTACCACATCTAGCTACTTGCAGAATCACCATGAAATACTCAACTGGAGACGGCTTTCACAAACCGGGTGTGTAACTTTGCAAGTCTTTACAATGCAATTGGAATTTGGCACATTGTTCTAACCAAGTAGTATCAATTTTGCTGTTGTATGTCTGATTTTACAGGTAAAAGGGGCAAATCGAAGTGCAGAAGGAGAGGAACTTGACAAGGGATGTAACTCTGGTTAAACCTGGTTGGACTGTAAACAGAGTATACATTTGGTATGCTTTAATGTAATGGAGCTGGAGAAAAACTTTGTAGGAGCTTTGTCTGATgtacattttttatttctctggTTCCCAtattgttataatacactgtaTAGTAAGTATGTTACTTGTGGTATTAGACCAGGTCTCATACTTGTTGGCTTTCAAAGTTTTGGTTATAGTCAAACACATaccaattcttaatcttaaACTCATATATAGTTCGCATTTATGCTAAATGACTTGTTAGTCTATGTGGAACACGTCTACGTGAATATACTAACatgaatcttattatataaagctatgaatctttttataaaaagcTTTACGTTAAAGTGACTCACTAACAagtgttaattatattatattattcaaatgttgacacatgtcaaatttattaaaaattttaaaaataaaaatttaaaaatttaaaacctatcataaaaaaatacatcaaactttatataataagatatataagatagtagtatgtaagattaacatatgtgtttttattactaaaaaaatgttaaagtgaaaagacatataaaatgttatttaatatgttcataaagacaatttgttggtagtagtaaagactaaagagtatattttaacaataaaatatatttgtgtgtacaaatacactttttgtggtaatgtagatagtagatttgttaatggatatatattagtgtattatagcaaaaaaaaccaactattttctataaataaaagtttatctttttacttttatacattttttttcttacgaaaagaattaaatatatattctttgttaaatttaatttattttaataattttgaattcatctacaactattttctttaactaaaagtgtatctatttacttttttttttaactaaacaataaattaaaagaaaatttctcGGTTAGTTTCCCAAGCTGgagggaaggggtttacaaaagaaacttcagagataagggAACGTGAAGCACGGACAAGACAATCCGCCTTCATATTTGACGCACGcaggatccaagagatggagaatagtgggaaggactccaaggagttaaactcatcgagcatgTTGGAGAAGGACGACCAATCTTCAGAGGACTGCACcctagtgagtaactcagcacaatcagtcttgAAATGTTGACAAGCAATCCATgcagcacgtatccgctccatggcccacaacaacACTTCTAACTTCGAATGCAGGGGGGAGGGGCTCtgtcttagacacttggcccccaacaacaaggttcgctcctcaccaacgcaacaccaccagctcAATtctgaatgcacattggtttcTTTCCAAGAACTTCAAACTaacaacaaggtgaagaaacctggacatccgaagatggagatggagctgacatgaccgccgtaaaagagagagcctcttcccaggctaacttattGCCGAGAGCCTGaacaattatatcattcgcctcgatctctaaaccttgaaaaaaaaaattattcatggCTATTCATGGCTTTcgagattgcccataaaatccatggtaattgaagaagttgatcaggatcaccctgttgagaggcatccctctagaaaacaaaatccaaattcgagtacaccgactcatatggaaatTCCTCTGACGAGACTAGAGtcgagataaatcccaaacttcacacgagcgaggGTATTCAAAAACAACATGATTAATGGTCTCAACCATATAGTCacaccttttacaccaaatatcacattggacacctaggtgtatctatttacttttatagatagtttttacttactcaaaatatttattttatattcttcgttaaatttaattttgttttaaaaactctaaacccacACAGGTCCTAAtccaattatattatatcttaaTCCTTATTTATTAAAGGCATCATCAACTACAAAACCAAAATGGTCTTGAAATTACATTTAAACAATTTAGCAGTAAATGTTTTCTCGTCTCCACCAAGTGGTTTCAGTTAAATGCAttcacataattaattattattccctctgtctcataaaaattgatgtttagaagattttacacattttaagaaaacaatgattactgagtttaaaatatatatttttctttgactaaagagatattatttaattttaaaccaataacaattcaaaattttaaatattttcaatgattacttcttgaattttacaaaacatcaatctttgtgggacaaaaaaatatcccaaaacatcaatctttatgagacaGATGGAGTATTAAAGTGAGAAAGcaagttttaattttgtaaatgtgGGACTTTCTCATTCCAACTTCCTTTGTTACTCAGTTGTGTCAAACACATATGAGACGTAAAGCAAAAAACTTatcattttaaatgtttatggTTGATTATACAATATTCGAGTAACAAACATAATTCTTCAGGCTCTGGGCAATAAGTTAGCTTGAACAATTTTCTGAAGAATGAGAAAATTTATGTAATGAAAGTGAGGGGAGGTACACTCTCAAAAtaaatgttggaaatatgtaaCTGAAATTTCAACtgtatttattttggttatttaaactTCCattcatttttgtaattaaaaaatcatctatCACCTTTGGAAAGAAAATGGACCCATATATGCGTAGGGTGATTGGTGAGTTTACAGGAATTGAACTAGAAGGGGGTGCCGGGAAGTACTTGGGGCTTCCAAAGTGTTTCAGTGGACCAAAAAGAGAGCTATTGAGTTACATAACTGATCGCTTGAAATCGAGGTTAAGCGGTTGGTAtgagaaaactctctctttagGTGGCAAAGAGGTTTTGCTTAAATCGGTGGCAATGGAATTACCGATATACGCAATGTCATGTTTTCGTTTATCAAATCATCAATGTAAGCAGATCACAAGTGCCATGGCTGATTTTTGGTGGAATGAATGTGAGGATAAAAATAAGATGCATTGGGTGTCTTGGGAAAAGATGTGCAAAGCCAAATCACATGAAGGTCTTGGTTTTAAAGACATTGGTAACTTCAACCAAGCTTTGCTGGCTAAGCAAGCTTGGTTCCTACTGAATACGCCAAATTCTCTTCTGTCCCGAGTCTACAATGCCCGGTATTATGTGAATACAAACCTCATGGAGGCTTGCCTAGGCTCCAGACCATCATATGCCTGGCAGAGTATTCTCTTTGGGAGAGAATTACTTGAAAGAGGTCTTCTGACGTCCATTGGGGATGGGGGCCAGACTAGTGTATGGCTGGATAAATGGGTGTTTGATGAAGTTCCACAAAGAccttaaaacaaagaaagaacaatagACCTCAACTGTAATGTTTCCTCTTTTATAACGTCACAGGGGGAGTGGAATATGCAGCTTCTAAATGATTTGTTTCCACCGTGTGATGTGTTAAGAATCAGGTCCTTTCCTCTGGAACCTAGGTTGCAAGATAGACGAATATGGGCGTTCACGTAAGATGGTAGCTACTCTGTGAAGAGTGGGAATTGGTTGTTGGCTCAGTCTGCAGAGACATTGGTTACTGAAACAGCAGCTACAAAAAGATTGAATAAGCTTAAGGAACAAATATGGGAGTTGAAGACAATGCCTAagatcaaaatgtttttttggagGGTTTTTTCTGGTGCCTTAGCAGTGGCTGATTGTCTGAGGAAGCATGGACTTAATGTCAATGAGAGATGCCAACTATGTAACAGAGACGAGGAAACAATGTCTCCTGTGTTGTTTCAGTGTGCTTCGGCGATGCAGGTGTGGTCTCTGTTTCACATCCCTCTTCAAGCACAAGAATTTTCGAATTCTATTTCTGAAAACATGGAGTATGTGTTTAGCTTAATGCAAAACGGAGGTTTGGCCTTGACTACTCGAAATGCAATTCAGTGGTTACTCTGGGGATTTTGGAAGGCACGTAATTCTGCTCTTTATGCAGCCAAGGGCTCTGATCCACATATTCTGATTGCTACAGCTCTAGAGGAGTCAGAGGTCTGGATTAATCAACAGTAGTTGGTTGAACAAGACATTGGGGTAGAGAACAGACGGATTCAGGTTGGACTAAAGAGATGGACCAAACCGGCTTTCGGTTTTGTTAAATGCAATATTCATGCTTATTAGGTTAATGATTCTGCTTTTAGTGGTGGAGCTTGGATATTGTGTAACCATGCTGGTGATCCGCTTTTTCACTCGAGGGATGCATTATGACCGACGATTAACCGTATTGTTGTAGAGTTGCAATGTGTTTTATGGTGCTTGCAAGGATTACATGACTTGCATGTTGATTCGTGTGAGTTGTTGATGGATTGTGGTGCAGCAGTTTTGGCAATGGAGAGTTCTGCTGAGTGGCCAAAGTATCACTCGATCCTAGTCAAGATTCACAGAGTATTGATGAGTATGGAGAGAGTTACGTTCCATCTTTCCACTCTCAAAGCTAATAGTGTGGCCAGAGATATCGCGTGTAATGTTACTCAGGACGGTAGGTTCACATCGTATTTAGCTCTGGGTGGACCGGCATGGTTTCATGACCAATTAGAGCTGGATCGTCGAGACTGAGTGCTTTCTTTCGTCTATATCCTTGCTTTTAGTTTAAAGTGTATGGTCTTTTGCctagttttcttttgttaaacaTTATATTTGCCTATTTGAAGAcgatcaaaacaaaaaatgaggaGAGTTACattctaaaaataaatcatctaaTATTAACTGTAATAACCagatccattttttttgttcattaattAACAGTCTCATATTTGTTAACTAACCTACGGAATTCATGTCATCAAACCAAGCAAGACAACAATATAACATCTGTGATGTCATATAtgataaaccaataataaataagCAAAAACCCACCATCATAAACCAAATAACGCAATGTTATCGAAAACTAGAGATGAAAAA contains:
- the LOC109128363 gene encoding uncharacterized protein LOC109128363, whose protein sequence is MDPYMRRVIGEFTGIELEGGAGKYLGLPKCFSGPKRELLSYITDRLKSRLSGWYEKTLSLGGKEVLLKSVAMELPIYAMSCFRLSNHQCKQITSAMADFWWNECEDKNKMHWVSWEKMCKAKSHEGLGFKDIGNFNQALLAKQAWFLLNTPNSLLSRVYNARYYVNTNLMEACLGSRPSYAWQSILFGRELLERGLLTSIGDGGQTSVWLDKWVFDEVPQRP